The genome window ATTTCCACGATCCTCTTGGGCTCCGGCGACGGGACCACCCTGCGCCAGCCGCGGCCCGCGTCTTCCCTCATGGTGAAGCCCCTTTCGTCGGCGATCGTCTTTGCCTCCTCCTGGGAATAAAAGGGACCTATGGGCTTCGTGGGGTTGCTGAAGGCCGGGTCCTCGGGGTCGACGACGACCTGGGTTACGAGGGTGACCACAGGTATGTCGCGGTTTCTATCCCTTAGGGCGTCCCCCAGGGCCTGCTGGATGTGATAGCCTATGTACCCCTGGCTCATGGCCCCGCAGACGTCGAAGGGC of Thermovirga sp. contains these proteins:
- a CDS encoding carbamate kinase; its protein translation is MDRPSRVVVALGGNALQEVGAPPTAEAQLEVVRKTAEFLAEISSKGYEMAIVHGNGPQVGRIVLSQEIASRENPQTPAMPFDVCGAMSQGYIGYHIQQALGDALRDRNRDIPVVTLVTQVVVDPEDPAFSNPTKPIGPFYSQEEAKTIADERGFTMREDAGRGWRRVVPSPEPKRIVE